A single window of Lutzomyia longipalpis isolate SR_M1_2022 chromosome 1, ASM2433408v1 DNA harbors:
- the LOC129797848 gene encoding dedicator of cytokinesis protein 1 isoform X3, with amino-acid sequence MTVWNSVDGKVLYGIAKNSFSQDKPHRLNLDVGDAVIILKESSNWYYGYNKKNRGNRGIFPKSYIELMECVRSKNDYVIKRSEIVDEITTVLVEWGDLFKKFYLTNNSNFLPIRQKMLELIRLRSQILSGNLPVDEMKDVKLMATSEIDVGNSLLGLDMVVRNESGSVIDINTTSTTQLYELHTNAVERIKMASTAFNKNRVSKNMNKHSHNLLLRVHAFVCKFQEDSDLLLTLYDADEQKSITENYVVKWGRQGLARDIDQFDNNRVLFTDLSTQDLNRNKVYLICYAIRIGGMDVKEPDPKRVSMASVVLQGATGKKNSQNNLNSAGADLMRRPFGVAAIDLTPIIKKPEDFKNNLDLPFILCEKENLDTTLKKLINNKDVGKIDSKLAVSVEILHGDTKQIREEYPHLVHGNVPIARKMGFPEVIFPGDVRNDLYLTLVNGEFSKGVKSGDKNIEVTVCVCNEKGVVVSDVITLGAGNGMSSEYKSVIYYHEDKPKWNETFKVQVPIEEFKQCHLRFTFKHRSSNETKDRAEKPFALSYVKLMQSNGTTLQHMCHKLLVYKIDQKKYDKDSPLNYLSLPSKFTDLEPNTKPSTVGLSLSAKDFFVIETNLCSTKLTQDVSLLGLLNWSSNLDALESSLNAIMGVKPEEVVKFLQDILDALFCILVQNSDPAKYDDLVFRCLLRLIEIVSEIKYQHFQSVLDLYINESFSATLAYDKLINVLQTHIKNAINSTPAVVQPEVCTQAETEIEGLLYKITKNLQYIMKFIIRSRILFAEMNDNKDRIFFEQSLDDLLTSFKNLIACPNNLLRSQGATLKYLHVIVSDLMQVYSPIRLSQFIVDIIMNIPPGRLTQSKMMCIKDMIDSKLFKLPECRSIILPVFCQQIKEKLESKEEIAECVNIMNNILGLLFRKDIGSTVHDIRDIMFILLRTVIQSSIQMDRDNPLVGNLVAIMLGIFRSMRQEHYTWYVNHFATKYDLMDFLTEILHVFKDLVSYPVFPSDWMDMIMHQNIVILESLKHFTNIILEKFFVPFEKQVWSNFFHCSIAFLIQPSLQLDQFTENKTSTILLRYRDIRKETAIEIRKMWFSLGENKIQFVPQLVGPLLEMSLIPEPELRQATIPIFFDMMQAEYCSSRYISESYGDTRRNNSHYKGNFNDFENEMIEKLDILVEGGRGDNEYKDMFYSIMMENCCNHNTLSGDGKKFVMIATKLMERLLEYRCIIHDESKENRMACTVSLLQFYSGVNRKEMYIRYVNKLCDLHMEFDNYTEAAFTLKLHSNLLMWNDTALSSLLRSQRHPMCQTHRQLKEALYHEIIDYFDQGKMWETALTMCKELAEQYENKVYDYMSLSSIHRKMADFFEKILKEMRHESEYFRVAFYGLKFPEFLRNKVFIYRGKEYERLSDFCTRILTQHPAAELMQTLTTPGMDITHSDGQFIQVNSVEPIMAEENERYEEKIVAQQILKYYQTNNVQKFKFSRPYRDGKSTAGDSVANLWLERTIMKTTDSLPGILRWFPVESTETFKISPIEHAIETMEATNKFIRNLVIAHRDDETLPINPLSMKINGIVDPAVMGGFRKYEEAFLTDEYLEQNPSNVHFVVKLKELIAQQIPILEIALQVHRAKAPRSLIPFHERLEKCFFEMQAKVEIKYGKRTCDLKFDREFVTMRRGMSAQMSLDSNRLSETSMGSNDSGLSKSMQPNRSQTSSIKSTFANFNFNAANLTRTSLGTTAHAKKTKEKSSNKRRSSRKIDRESLNVTTSQWYTGTLTPIAATTPDKDTTSICSNGSSSLVTPTNSLVVELTEELTPKRPLRSEIERERRLSRTASIVTPTNSIKGLPGDSNSVSDEESNRNSIVTTDSTASDEDQIPPPLPAKTRDSTDYSNLPNDDSNCGAHPRQNIRSAISNKPLPQLPIVVNVNYEYVEARNFCIGNDERKRPPTPPPKPTRNSKGVSSP; translated from the exons CCAAAAACAGCTTTAGTCAGGATAAGCCACATAGACTGAATTTGGATGTTGGTGATGCTGTGATAATCCTGAAGGAGAGCTCCAATTGGTACTATGGATACAACAAAAA AAATCGTGGGAATAGAGGTATATTCCCAAAATCGTACATTGAATTAATGGAGTGTGTGCGGTCTAAAAATGACTATGTAATCAAGAGATCTGAAATTGTTGATGAGATCACGACAGTTCTTGTGGAGTGGGGAGATctattcaaaaagttttatttg ACAAACAACTCAAACTTCTTGCCAATTCGGCAAAAAATGTTGGAACTGATAAGACTCCGATCGCAAATATTATCGGGTAATTTGCCAGTGGACGAGATGAAGGATGTTAAATTAATGGCAACGTCGGAGATTGATGTGGGAAATAGTCTATTGGGTTTGGACATGGTGGTTAGGAATGAAAGTGGAAGTGTTATTGATATAAATACAACATCAACAACACAACTCTATGAGCTACACACAAATGCCGTGGAACGCATAAAGATGGCATCG acGGCTTTCAACAAGAACCGCGTGTCAAAGAATATGAACAAACACTCACATAATCTCTTGCTGCGAGTCCATGCATTTGTATGCAAGTTCCAAGAAGATTCAGATCTCCTTCTGACACTCTATGATGCCGATGAGCAAAAGTCCATAACGGAGAATTATGTGGTAAAATGGGGCAGACAGGGCTTGGCGAGAGATATCGATCAATTCGATAATAATCGTGTGCTCTTCACGGACCTGAGTACGCAGGATTTAAACAGGAATAAGGTGTACTTGATATGCTATGCCATTCGCATTGGAGGGATGGACGTTAAAGAACCCGATCCGAAGCGTGTCAGCATGGCCAGTGTTGTTCTGCAG gGTGCAACAGGAAAGAAGAATAgtcagaataatttaaattctgcCGGTGCTGATTTGATGCGGCGTCCTTTTGGGGTGGCAGCCATTGATTTAACACCCATCATTAAGAAGCCTGAGGACTTTAAGAATAATCTGGATCTCCCATTTATCCTTTGTGAAAAGGAGAACCTCGATACGACGCTAAAGAAGCTAATCAACAACAAagatgtggggaaaattgattcaaaGCTGGCAGTGAGTGTTGAAATCCTCCATGGGGATACAAAGCAAATTCGTGAGGAGTATCCGCATTTGGTGCACGGAAATGTTCCAATAGCACGAAAAATGGGTTTTCCAGAGGTCATTTTCCCGGGGGATGTACGCAATGATTTGTACTTGACCCTTGTGAATGGGGAGTTTTCCAAGGGTGTCAAAAGTGGCGATAAGAATATCGAGGTTACGGTGTGCGTGTGCAATGAAAAGGGTGTTGTTGTGTCGGACGTGATAACACTGGGTGCGGGCAATGGGATGAGTAGTGAATACAAATCTGTTATATACTACCATGAGGACAAGCCCAAATGGAATGAGACATTTAAAGTGCAAGTGCCTATTGAGGAATTCAAGCAGTGCCACTTGAGATTCACATTCAAACATCGAAGTTCCAATGAAACGAAAGATCGAGCAGAGAAACCATTTGCACTGTCGTACGTGAAGTTAATGCAGAGCAATGGGACAACTCTTCAGCACATGTGCCACAAGCTACTTGTCTATAAGATTGATCAGAAAAAGTATGATAAGGATTCTCCGTTGAACTATCTGTCGTTGCCATCGAAATTTACCGATTTGGAACCAAATACAAAACCCTCAACGGTGGGATTGAGCCTATCGGCAAAGGACTTTTTTGTCATTGAGACAAATCTGTGCAGCACAAAGCTCACTCAGGatg tTTCCCTTCTTGGACTGCTCAACTGGTCGTCTAATCTGGACGCCTTGGAGAGTTCCCTAAATGCCATAATGGGTGTAAAACCCGAAGAGGTTGTGAAATTTCTTCAAGACATTCTGGATGCTCTCTTCTGTATTTTG gtGCAGAATTCAGATCCAGCCAAATATGATGATTTAGTGTTTAGATGCTTGTTGCGTCTCATTGAGATTGTTTCGGAGATTAAGTATCAACATTTCCAGTCTGTTCTTGATTTATACATCAATGAAAGTTTCTCCGCAACATTGGCATATGA TAAATTAATCAATGTGCTGCAGACacacataaaaaatgcaataaatagcACACCGGCCGTTGTCCAGCCAGAAGTTTGCACGCAGGCAGAGACGGAAATTGAGGGTCTTCTGTACAAGATCACAAAGAATCTGCAGTACATCATGAAGTTTATAATTAGATCGAGGATACTTTTTGCTGAAATGAATGACAACAAggacagaatattttttgaacagAGCCTAGATGACTTACTCACATCattcaagaatttaattgcatGCCCCAATAATTTACTTCGCTCTCAAGGTGCCACCCTCAAGTATTTGCATGTAATTGTATCTGACCTGATGCAAGTCTACAGTCCCATTAGACTGAG TCAATTCATCGTTGATATTATCATGAACATTCCACCGGGACGATTGACACAGTCAAAAATGATGTGTATAAAGGATATGATTGATTCAAAGCTCTTCAAACTGCCAGAATGTCGTTCAATAATCTTGCCAGTGTTTTGTCAGCAAATTAAGGAGAAATTGGAGAGCAAGGAGGAG ATTGCTGAGTGTGTCAATATAATGAATAATATTCTGGGATTACTCTTCCGGAAAGATATTGGATCAACAGTCCATGATATCAGGGATATTATGTTCATCCTCTTGCGTACGGTGATTCAGTCATCCATCCAAATGGATCGGGATAATCCACTTGTGGGAAATTTGGTGGCAATAATGCTTGGAATTTTCCGTAGTATGCGCCAAGAGCACTATACGTGGTATGTGAATCACTTTGCCACCAAATACGACCTCATGGACTTTCTCACGGAGATTCTGCATGTGTTCAAGGATTTGGTGTCATATCCTGTGTTCCCAAGTGATTGGATGGATATGATAATGCATCAGAATATTGTTATTCTCGAGAGTCTCAAGCACTTTACAAATATCATCCTTGAGAAGTTCTTTGTGCCGTTTGAGAAGCAAGTTTGGTCGAATTTCTTCCATTGCTCCATTGCCTTTCTCATTCAGCCGTCGCTGCAGTTGGATCAATTCACggaaaataaaacatccaCAATACTCCTACGGTATCGCGATATACGCAAGGAGACAGCCATTGAAATAAGGAAAATGTGGTTTAGCTTGggtgagaataaaattcaatttgtaccCCAACTTGTGGGGCCATTGCTTGAGATGAGTCTCATACCAGAGCCAGAACTTCGTCAGGCCACCATACCCATCTTCTTTGACATGATGCAAGCGGAATATTGTAGCTCGCGATATATATCGGAAAGTTATGGGGATACACGTCGCAATAACAGCCACTACAAGGGGAATTTCAATGACTTTGAGAATGagatgattgaaaaattggaCATCCTTGTTGAGGGTGGGCGTGGGGATAACGAGTACAAGGACATGTTCTACAGCATCATGATGGAGAATTGTTGCAATCACAATACATTGAGTGGCGATGGGAAGAAGTTCGTGATGATTGCGACGAAATTGATGGAGAGGTTGCTTGAGTATCGCTGCATCATCCATGATGAGAGTAAGGAGAACAGGATGGCGTGTACCGTGAGTTTGCTCCAATTCTACTCCGGGGTGAATCGAAAGGAAATGTACATACGCTATGTGAATAAACTCTGTGATTTACATATGGAATTCGACAACTACACCGAAGCTGCTTTCACACTCAAGCTCCACAGCAATCTTCTCATGTGGAATGACACAGCCCTATCGTCCTTGTTGCGTTCACAACGGCATCCAATGTGCCAGACACACAGACAGCTCAAGGAGGCACTCTATCATGAGATTATTGACTACTTCGATCAGGGAAAGATGTGGGAAACCGCCCTGACCATGTGCAAAGAACTAGCGGAGCAGTATGAGAATAAGGTGTATGACTACATGAGCCTAAGTAGCATTCATCGGAAAATGGCGGATTTCTTTGAGAAGATTCTCAAGGAAATGCGGCATGAGAGTGAATATTTCCGTGTTGCCTTCTACGGACTCAAATTCCCCGAATTCCTGCGAAATAAGGTTTTCATCTACCGCGGGAAGGAGTACGAGAGACTGAGTGATTTTTGCACGAGAATACTCACGCAACATCCTGCAGCTGAACTAATGCAAACCCTCACAACACCCGGAATGGATATTACCCACAGCGATGGGCAGTTTATCCAAGTGAACAGTGTTGAGCCCATTATGGCGGAAGAGAATGAGCGGTAtgaggagaaaattgttgCACAGCAAATTCTCAAATACTATCAGACGAataatgtgcaaaaattcaaattttcccgCCCATATCGCGATGGGAAATCAACGGCGGGTGATTCAGTGGCAAATCTCTGGCTAGAGCGTACAATTATGAAGACCACAGACAGTCTTCCGGGGATTCTGCGATGGTTCCCAGTGGAGTCGACGGAAACCTTCAAAATATCCCCGATTGAGCATGCCATTGAAACCATGGAGGCTACAAATAAGTTCATAAGGAATTTAGTTATTGCACACCGAGACGATGAGACACTGCCAATAAATCCATTGAGTATGAAGATCAATGGGATTGTCGATCCAGCTGTAATGGGGGGTTTCCGGAAGTACGAAGAGGCCTTCCTTACGGATGAGTACCTGGAACAAAATCCAAGCAATGTGCATTTTGTGGTGAAACTCAAGGAATTAATTGCACAGCAAATCCCAATTTTGGAGATTGCACTGCAGGTACACCGAGCAAAGGCACCGAGATCGCTCATTCCATTCCATGAGCGTCTTGAGAAGTGTTTCTTCGAGATGCAGGCCAAGGTTGAGATTAAATACGGCAAAAGG ACTTGTGACTTGAAGTTTGATCGTGAATTCGTGACAATGCGCAGAGGGATGTCAGCACAGATGAGCTTAGATTCAAATCGACTTTCAGAAACGAGCATGGGATCAAATGA TAGTGGCCTTTCTAAATCAATGCAGCCCAATCGATCGCAAACGAGCTCAATTAAATCCACATTTGCCAATTTTAACTTCAATGCTGCTAATTTGACAAG AACATCGCTAGGAACGACAGCACAtgcaaagaaaactaaagagaAATCGAGCAATAAGCGACGATCGAGTCGTAAA ATTGATCGGGAATCACTCAACGTGACAACGAGTCAGTGGTATACTGGAACTTTGACACCGATTGCAGCTACAACACCGGATAAGGATACCACGTCGATTTGCAGCAATGGCAGTAGTAGTTTAGTAACACCAACAAATAGTTTAGTTGTGGAATTAACTGAGGAGTTGACACCGAAGAGACCGCTACGATCGGAAATTGAGCGAGAGAGGAGATTATCGAGAACGGCGAGCATTGTAACGCCAACAAATAGCATTAAAGGTCTTCCTGGAGACAGCAATTCAGTGTCGGATGAAGAGAGCAATAGAAATTCAatag TTACAACGGATTCAACAGCATCGGATGAAGATCAAATACCTCCACCACTTCCGGCCAAAACGAGGGACTCCACCGACTATTCGAATTTACCAAATGATGATAGTAATTGCGGTGCCCATCCACGGCAAAATATTCGTTCAGCCATAAGCAATAAACCTCTTCCGCAGCTTCCCATTGTCGTCAATGTCAACTATGAGTACGTTGAAGcgagaaatttttgcattggAAACGATGAGAGGAAACGACCACCGACTCCACCACCGAAACCAACTCGCAATTCTAAAGGCGTTTCCTCACCATAG